The following coding sequences are from one Eucalyptus grandis isolate ANBG69807.140 chromosome 11, ASM1654582v1, whole genome shotgun sequence window:
- the LOC104427251 gene encoding protein ACCELERATED CELL DEATH 6-like: protein MCKPRDKEILAETAIQALQKGGALKNLVNIRLVVAILVVTVTFAAGFSIPGGYDDGPGADVGMAQMLNRSMFHAFVICNTIAMYCAISAVLVWPWTQFDDSYIALSAHIVATVALLVSLGTMSVAFMAGTYVIVSKVSWLGSLSLLLGAVALVCICLLSMALYITTLMNQRYLRSIAFYIIRLGVTVSRIVLYHPDVMEDEDSRPAGMKGTGTMVASSLYRPGTLPALPEQIGN, encoded by the coding sequence ATGTGCAAGCCAAGGGACAAAGAAATTTTGGCAGAAACGGCAATCCAGGCTCTCCAAAAGGGAGGTGCATTGAAGAATCTGGTGAATATTCGTTTAGTTGTGGCAATTCTTGTGGTGACAGTGACCTTTGCAGCTGGTTTTTCAATTCCTGGAGGTTACGACGACGGTCCAGGGGCAGATGTAGGAATGGCTCAAATGCTGAACAGAAGCATGTTCCATGCCTTTGTCATTTGCAACACGATTGCGATGTACTGTGCCATCAGTGCAGTTCTTGTCTGGCCATGGACACAATTTGATGATTCTTACATTGCTCTAAGCGCCCATATAGTTGCAACGGTGGCGCTGCTTGTATCTCTTGGAACAATGTCAGTAGCATTTATGGCCGGTACCTATGTGATCGTGAGCAAGGTTAGTTGGCTAGGCTCTCTCAGCCTGTTGCTAGGAGCTGTTGCCCTAGTCTGCATCTGCCTTCTGTCTATGGCACTGTACATTACTACCTTGATGAATCAGCGCTATCTCCGCTCTATAGCCTTCTATATTATCCGCCTAGGAGTCACGGTATCTAGAATTGTACTTTATCACCCCGATGTCATGGAAGATGAAGACTCTCGACCTGCAGGCATGAAGGGAACAGGGACAATGGTGGCATCGAGCTTGTATCGCCCAGGCACTTTGCCTGCTTTGCCTGAGCAAATTGGCAATTAG
- the LOC120289730 gene encoding protein ACCELERATED CELL DEATH 6-like: protein MLTQDSVSCDETTTQELFTAAKQGDVDVFIRVVERYCSERNLRLCLRVILSPSRNPLLHVAAGLERDEILRAIVNHFPDQLVAGENCREDTALHLAARAGRVPTARVLISRASHFGGCNMRRTLVQVKNKRGNTPLHEAVVSGHLDVVRILIREDLQPTYWENKEGKCPVSLAVERGNVEVLRLLLAEPLDLSRIEGVSPVHAAVLHGKLDMLKEISERNPDLFGLKDDRGGTPLHLAAYIDYHDGIRFLREKFTSSTVEYDRDGHFPIHVACKQGHVQAIKELVRQWPDPMELINQHGQNILHVCTMHGRIEAVKYILGNADLEKLINEKDNDGNTPLHMATLPWHPVALLHLLLDKRVDLELVNNKCLTALDFAVEQTRRTDSRLQKVCTN, encoded by the exons ATGTTGACGCAAGACTCTGTCTCCTGCGATGAGACGACGACCCAGGAGCTATTCACTGCAGCAAAACAAGGCGACGTGGACGTATTCATCAGAGTCGTAGAACGTTACTGTTCCGAGCGCAACCTACGTCTGTGTCTGCGGGTCATTCTGAGCCCCTCCCGAAATCCGTTGCTCCATGTCGCTGCAGGCCTCGAGAGAGACGAGATCCTGAGAGCCATCGTCAACCACTTCCCTGACCAGCTCGTGGCCGGCGAAAATTGCCGGGAAGACACCGCGCTTCACTTGGCCGCCAGGGCCGGAAGGGTCCCCACGGCCCGAGTCCTCATCAGCCGAGCATCGCACTTCGGCGGGTGCAACATGCGGCGGACTCTCGTTCAAGTGAAGAATAAAAGGGGAAACACCCCGCTGCATGAGGCCGTTGTGAGCGGCCACCTTGACGTGGTTCGGATCTTGATACGTGAGGACTTGCAACCCACGTATTGGGAGAACAAGGAAGGTAAATGTCCCGTGTCTCTGGCCGTCGAGAGGGGCAACGTGGAGGTTCTCAGGCTTTTGTTGGCAGAGCCACTTGATCTGTCGAGGATTGAAGGCGTGTCACCCGTTCATGCGGCTGTCTTACACGGCAAACTAG ACATGCTTAAGGAAATTTCTGAGAGAAATCCGGACTTGTTTGGACTAAAAGATGATAGAGGTGGCACTCCGCTCCATTTGGCAGCATATATCGACTACCATGACGGCATCAGATTCTTACGAGAAAAATTCACCTCGAGCACAGTCGAATATGATAGAGACGGGCATTTTCCAATTCATGTAGCTTGTAAACAGGGTCATGTTCAAGCAATCAAGGAGCTGGTGCGACAATGGCCAGATCCGATGGAGTTGATCAATCAACATGGACAAAACATCCTCCACGTCTGCACCATGCACGGAAGAATCGAGGCAGTGAAGTACATACTTGGAAATGCTGACCTCGAGAAGCTCATAAACGAAAAAGACAATGATGGGAACACGCCTCTGCATATGGCCACATTGCCATGGCATCCGGTGGCTCTGCTTCATCTCTTGTTGGACAAAAGGGTTGATCTCGAGCTTGTCAATAACAAATGCTTGACGGCCCTTGACTTTGCGGTGGAGCAAACCAGAAGAACGGATTCTCGGCTTCAAAAGGTATGCACTAACTAG